A portion of the Pseudoxanthomonas sp. JBR18 genome contains these proteins:
- a CDS encoding primosomal protein N', with translation MSAALVLRIALPVPLRQAFDYLPPDGHAAGPGDIGCRVRVPFGHRELVGIVVAVAPADPAAGALRSALQILDADPLLVGELRRSLQWLASYTHAPLGEVLATALPGPLRHGEALPTREAWRWRLTEAGVTARDRLRAGSKPRLLAEALGGDGVAEWQLDDLHPGWRTAARSLAQRAFAERIAEAPRGYAQPAQPGPALNPEQEAAVAAIPAQGFAPILLEGVTGSGKTEVYLQAIAACLARGRQALVLVPEIGLTPQTLARFRARLGVEVYALHSGLADGERALTWAACLRGEARVVVGTRSAVFVPLPEAGLIVIDEEHDGSYKQLDGIRYHARDFALVRGKALDIPVVLGSATPSLETLHNAQAGRYAHLRLTTRAGDAKAPNVRVIDVRKRPLAAGLSPETLGAIAAQLQAGGQVLVFKNRRGYAPVLLCHDCGWTAHCHRCDAPMTVHAAGRRLQCHHCGHRQAAPPACPDCGGLALQPQGVGTERLEELLADSFPQVPVLRIDRSTTARKDALEQAFATLGDGPGILVGTQILAKGHDLPLLTLVVVVGVDEGLFSADFRAGEKLAQLLIQVAGRAGRAARPGQVWLQTHHPGHPLLETLLSGGYRALADAELLDRQAAGFPPFAHLAMFRAEAKQVEHVQAFLRAARAALASFDASVELHGPMPAPMPRRAGFQRMQLLLSTAQRPRLHAALQAALPVIDALPEARRVRWSLDVDPTDLY, from the coding sequence ATGTCCGCCGCTCTCGTCCTCCGCATCGCGCTGCCCGTCCCCCTGCGGCAGGCCTTCGACTACCTGCCTCCCGACGGCCACGCGGCCGGTCCGGGCGACATCGGTTGCCGCGTGCGCGTCCCCTTCGGCCATCGCGAGCTGGTCGGGATCGTGGTGGCGGTCGCGCCCGCGGATCCCGCGGCAGGCGCCTTGCGCAGCGCCCTGCAGATCCTCGACGCAGACCCGCTGCTGGTCGGCGAACTGCGCCGCTCGCTGCAGTGGCTGGCCAGCTACACCCACGCCCCACTGGGCGAGGTGCTGGCCACCGCCCTGCCCGGCCCCCTGCGCCACGGCGAGGCCCTGCCGACTCGCGAAGCCTGGCGCTGGCGCCTGACCGAAGCCGGCGTGACGGCCCGCGACCGCCTGCGCGCAGGCAGCAAACCGCGCCTGCTGGCCGAGGCCCTGGGCGGTGACGGCGTGGCCGAATGGCAACTGGACGACCTGCACCCGGGCTGGCGCACCGCCGCACGCAGCCTGGCCCAGCGCGCGTTCGCCGAGCGCATCGCCGAGGCCCCGCGGGGGTACGCCCAGCCGGCCCAGCCCGGCCCGGCGCTCAACCCCGAGCAAGAGGCCGCGGTGGCGGCCATCCCGGCGCAGGGGTTCGCCCCGATCCTGCTCGAAGGGGTCACCGGCTCAGGCAAGACCGAGGTCTATCTGCAGGCCATCGCCGCCTGCCTGGCCCGCGGCCGCCAGGCCCTGGTCCTGGTGCCGGAAATCGGCCTGACGCCGCAGACCCTGGCCCGCTTTCGCGCGCGCCTGGGCGTGGAGGTGTACGCACTGCACTCCGGGCTGGCCGATGGCGAGCGCGCCCTGACCTGGGCCGCCTGTCTGCGCGGCGAGGCGCGGGTGGTGGTGGGCACTCGCTCGGCGGTGTTCGTACCGCTGCCCGAGGCCGGGCTGATCGTGATCGACGAGGAACACGACGGCAGCTACAAGCAGCTGGACGGCATCCGCTACCACGCGCGCGACTTCGCCCTGGTGCGCGGCAAGGCCTTGGACATCCCCGTGGTACTGGGCAGTGCCACGCCCTCCCTGGAGACGCTGCACAACGCCCAGGCCGGGCGCTACGCGCACTTGCGCCTGACCACGCGCGCGGGCGATGCCAAGGCCCCCAACGTGCGCGTGATCGACGTGCGCAAGCGCCCGCTGGCGGCCGGACTCTCCCCCGAGACCCTGGGCGCGATCGCCGCCCAGCTGCAGGCCGGCGGCCAGGTGCTGGTGTTCAAGAACCGCCGCGGCTACGCGCCGGTGCTGCTGTGCCACGACTGCGGCTGGACCGCGCACTGCCATCGCTGCGACGCGCCGATGACCGTGCATGCGGCCGGCCGGCGTCTGCAGTGTCATCACTGCGGCCACCGCCAGGCGGCACCGCCGGCCTGTCCTGACTGCGGCGGGCTGGCGCTGCAGCCGCAGGGCGTGGGCACCGAGCGCCTGGAGGAACTGCTCGCCGATAGCTTCCCCCAGGTGCCGGTGCTGCGCATCGACCGCTCCACCACCGCACGCAAGGACGCGCTGGAGCAAGCGTTCGCCACGCTGGGCGACGGGCCAGGCATCCTGGTCGGCACCCAGATCCTGGCCAAGGGCCACGACCTGCCGCTGCTGACCCTGGTGGTGGTGGTGGGCGTGGACGAAGGCCTGTTCTCGGCCGACTTCCGCGCGGGGGAGAAGCTGGCGCAGTTGCTGATCCAGGTCGCTGGCCGCGCCGGTCGCGCCGCGCGCCCCGGGCAGGTCTGGCTGCAGACCCACCATCCGGGCCATCCGCTGCTGGAAACCCTTCTGTCCGGCGGCTACCGCGCGCTGGCCGACGCCGAGCTGCTGGACCGCCAGGCGGCCGGGTTTCCGCCGTTCGCTCACCTGGCGATGTTCCGCGCCGAAGCAAAACAGGTCGAGCACGTGCAGGCGTTCCTGCGCGCGGCCCGTGCCGCGCTGGCCAGCTTCGACGCGAGCGTCGAGCTGCACGGCCCGATGCCGGCGCCCATGCCGCGCCGGGCGGGGTTCCAACGCATGCAACTGCTGCTGTCCACAGCGCAACGCCCGCGCCTGCACGCGGCGCTGCAGGCGGCCCTGCCGGTGATCGACGCGCTGCCCGAGGCGCGGCGCGTGCGCTGGTCGTTGGACGTGGATCCCACGGACCTGTACTGA
- a CDS encoding NAD(P)/FAD-dependent oxidoreductase: MSASTHHLVIVGGGFAGLWAARALDNAPVRITLIDRHNHHLFQPLLYQVATAGLSAPDIAAPLRHILSAQRNIEVQLGEVTHVVPEARTVELSDGTVIGYDTLILATGAGHAYFGNDQWAEHAPGLKTLDDALRLRREMLVAFERAEAETDPVKRAAWLHFAIVGGGPTGVELAGTLAEIARHTLKDEFRHIDPRDARVRLIEAGPRVLPSFPEDLTDKAHAQLEKLGVDVCTGTPVTHIDEHGYKLGETFFAARTVVWAAGVAASPLARCLGVPLDRAGRVLVQPDLSVPGYPDIFVGGDLAAIQQANGKPVPGVAPAAKQMGKHIAKTLRQRLAGKPATPFKYSDFGNLATIGRMAAIVHLGRFKLSGPLAWWFWLAAHVYFLIGFRNRFVVLVNWAMAYISYQRAARIIFGSAPKEKVPDDHGAQDPVAEQRRAAG; encoded by the coding sequence ATGTCAGCTTCCACACACCATCTGGTCATTGTCGGCGGCGGTTTCGCCGGCCTGTGGGCCGCGCGCGCGCTCGACAACGCACCCGTGCGCATCACCCTGATCGACCGCCACAACCACCACCTGTTCCAGCCGCTGCTATACCAGGTCGCCACCGCCGGCTTGTCCGCGCCGGATATCGCCGCGCCACTGCGCCACATCCTCAGCGCCCAGCGCAACATCGAGGTCCAACTGGGCGAGGTCACCCATGTCGTTCCCGAGGCGCGCACGGTGGAACTGTCCGATGGCACCGTGATCGGCTACGACACGCTGATCCTGGCCACCGGCGCGGGCCACGCGTATTTCGGCAATGACCAGTGGGCCGAGCACGCGCCCGGCCTGAAGACCCTGGACGATGCCCTGCGCCTGCGCCGCGAGATGCTGGTCGCCTTCGAGCGTGCCGAGGCGGAGACCGACCCGGTCAAGCGCGCGGCCTGGCTGCACTTCGCCATCGTCGGCGGTGGCCCGACCGGCGTTGAGCTGGCCGGCACCCTGGCCGAGATCGCGCGTCACACGCTGAAGGACGAGTTCCGCCACATCGACCCGCGCGATGCGCGCGTGCGCCTGATCGAGGCCGGTCCGCGGGTGCTGCCCTCCTTCCCCGAGGACCTCACCGACAAGGCGCACGCGCAGCTGGAAAAGCTGGGCGTGGACGTCTGCACCGGCACGCCGGTCACGCACATCGACGAGCATGGCTACAAGCTCGGTGAGACGTTCTTCGCCGCGCGTACCGTGGTGTGGGCGGCGGGCGTGGCGGCCTCACCGCTGGCACGCTGCCTGGGCGTTCCACTGGACCGGGCCGGCCGCGTGCTGGTGCAGCCGGACCTGAGCGTGCCGGGCTACCCGGACATCTTCGTCGGCGGCGACCTGGCGGCGATCCAGCAGGCCAACGGCAAGCCGGTGCCCGGCGTGGCGCCAGCCGCCAAGCAGATGGGCAAGCACATCGCCAAGACGCTGCGCCAGCGGCTGGCCGGCAAGCCCGCGACGCCGTTCAAGTACAGCGACTTCGGCAACCTGGCCACCATCGGCCGCATGGCCGCCATCGTGCACCTGGGCAGGTTCAAGCTGTCGGGCCCGCTGGCCTGGTGGTTCTGGCTGGCCGCCCACGTGTACTTCCTGATCGGCTTCCGCAACCGCTTCGTGGTCCTGGTCAACTGGGCCATGGCCTACATCAGTTACCAGCGCGCCGCGCGCATCATCTTCGGCAGCGCGCCGAAGGAAAAGGTGCCCGACGACCATGGCGCCCAGGATCCCGTCGCCGAACAGCGCCGCGCCGCAGGCTGA
- the rpoH gene encoding RNA polymerase sigma factor RpoH, protein MNQTSAATAMVANNLPIPSPLGSLDAYIGAVHQIPVLTVDEEQELAHRFRDDNDLDAARELVHSHLRFVVHVARGYSGYGLQLGDLIQEGNIGLMKAVKRFDPDMGVRLVSFAVHWIRAEMHEFILKNWRIVKVATTKAQRKLFFNLRKSKTRLGWMNAAEVSAVAKDLNVSEREVVEMESRLSGRDIGFDAPADEDEERSAPPSPAHYLVAGEEDPSQAYERADSEGSQLELLREGMANLDQRSRDIVARRWLDDDNKVTLQELADEYGVSAERIRQIEANALKKMKALFAA, encoded by the coding sequence ATGAACCAGACCTCCGCAGCCACCGCCATGGTGGCCAACAACCTCCCGATTCCCAGCCCGCTTGGCTCGCTGGACGCCTACATCGGCGCCGTGCACCAGATCCCGGTGCTCACGGTCGATGAGGAGCAGGAGCTGGCGCACCGCTTCCGCGACGACAACGACCTCGATGCCGCCCGTGAACTGGTGCACTCGCATCTGCGCTTCGTCGTGCACGTGGCCCGTGGCTACAGCGGCTACGGCCTGCAGCTGGGCGACCTCATCCAGGAAGGCAACATCGGCCTGATGAAGGCCGTCAAGCGCTTCGACCCGGACATGGGCGTGCGCCTGGTGTCCTTCGCGGTGCACTGGATCCGCGCCGAGATGCACGAGTTCATCCTCAAGAACTGGCGCATCGTCAAGGTCGCCACGACCAAGGCCCAGCGCAAGCTGTTCTTCAATCTGCGCAAGTCCAAGACCCGCCTGGGCTGGATGAACGCGGCCGAAGTCAGCGCCGTGGCCAAGGACCTCAACGTCTCCGAGCGCGAAGTGGTCGAGATGGAGTCGCGCCTGTCCGGTCGCGATATCGGTTTCGACGCCCCGGCCGACGAGGACGAGGAGCGCTCTGCGCCACCGTCGCCTGCCCACTACCTGGTGGCGGGTGAGGAAGATCCGTCGCAGGCCTATGAGCGCGCCGACAGCGAGGGCAGCCAGCTCGAACTGTTGCGCGAGGGCATGGCCAACCTGGATCAGCGTTCGCGCGACATCGTCGCCCGCCGCTGGCTGGACGATGACAACAAGGTCACCCTGCAGGAACTGGCAGACGAGTACGGCGTCTCCGCCGAGCGCATTCGCCAGATCGAGGCCAACGCGCTCAAGAAGATGAAGGCGCTGTTCGCGGCCTGA
- the gndA gene encoding NADP-dependent phosphogluconate dehydrogenase, which yields MSKQPIGVVGMAVMGRNLALNIASRGHKVSIYNRSREKTEEVMADSPDAGLVPTYTLQEFVDSLETPRRILLMVKAGAGTDAVIEELKPLLSKGDVLIDGGNTFFQDTRRRNQELADAGFHFIGTGVSGGEEGALKGPSIMPGGPKDAYELVAPILTEIAAKAEDGTPCVTYVGPDGAGHYVKMVHNGIEYGDMQLISESYAVLKQALGLSNAELADIYTQWNEGELDSYLIEITSRIFRKRDDRTDADLVDMVLDRAAQKGTGKWTSQSALDLGIPLPLITESVFARIVSSLKDERVAAAKVLAGPDAPAFDGDKAAFIEAVRKALYLSKIVSYAQGFAQMRAASDEYDWNLQYGEIAKIFRAGCIIRARFLQKITEAYARDDKLANLLLDPYFQKIAADYQGALREVVGTAVKLGIAVPCFASAIAYYDSYRSARLPANLLQAQRDFFGAHTFERTDAEGSFHADWN from the coding sequence ATGAGCAAGCAACCTATCGGCGTGGTCGGCATGGCGGTCATGGGCCGCAACCTGGCCCTCAATATCGCCAGCCGAGGGCATAAGGTCTCCATCTACAACCGCAGCCGCGAGAAGACCGAGGAGGTCATGGCCGACAGCCCCGACGCCGGGCTGGTACCCACCTACACCCTGCAGGAATTCGTCGACTCGCTGGAAACCCCGCGCCGCATCCTGCTGATGGTCAAGGCCGGTGCCGGCACCGACGCGGTGATCGAGGAGTTGAAGCCGCTGCTGTCCAAGGGCGACGTGCTGATCGACGGCGGCAACACCTTCTTCCAGGACACCCGCCGCCGCAACCAGGAACTGGCCGACGCCGGCTTCCACTTCATCGGCACCGGCGTGTCCGGCGGCGAGGAAGGCGCGCTCAAGGGGCCATCGATCATGCCGGGCGGTCCCAAGGACGCCTATGAGCTGGTCGCGCCGATCCTGACCGAGATCGCGGCCAAGGCCGAGGACGGCACGCCGTGCGTGACCTACGTCGGTCCCGATGGCGCCGGCCACTACGTCAAGATGGTCCACAACGGCATCGAGTACGGCGACATGCAGCTGATCTCGGAGAGCTATGCGGTGCTCAAGCAGGCGCTGGGCCTGTCCAACGCCGAGCTGGCCGATATCTATACCCAGTGGAACGAAGGCGAGCTGGACAGCTACCTGATCGAGATCACCTCCAGGATCTTCCGCAAGCGCGATGACAGGACCGATGCCGACCTGGTCGACATGGTCCTGGACCGCGCCGCGCAGAAGGGCACCGGCAAGTGGACCAGCCAGAGCGCGCTGGACTTAGGCATTCCGCTGCCGCTGATCACCGAATCGGTGTTCGCCCGCATCGTGTCCTCGCTCAAGGACGAACGTGTGGCGGCGGCCAAGGTGCTGGCCGGGCCGGACGCGCCTGCGTTCGACGGCGACAAGGCCGCCTTCATCGAAGCGGTGCGCAAGGCGCTGTACCTGAGCAAGATCGTGTCCTACGCGCAGGGCTTCGCGCAGATGCGCGCGGCCTCGGACGAGTACGACTGGAACCTGCAGTACGGCGAGATCGCCAAGATCTTCCGCGCCGGCTGCATCATCCGCGCGCGCTTCCTGCAGAAGATCACCGAGGCCTATGCCCGCGACGACAAGCTGGCCAACCTGCTGCTGGACCCGTACTTCCAGAAGATCGCCGCCGATTACCAGGGCGCCTTGCGCGAGGTGGTGGGCACCGCAGTGAAGCTGGGTATCGCCGTGCCCTGCTTCGCCTCGGCCATCGCCTACTACGACAGCTACCGCAGCGCGCGCCTGCCGGCCAACCTGCTGCAGGCCCAGCGGGACTTCTTCGGTGCGCACACCTTCGAGCGCACCGATGCCGAAGGCAGCTTCCACGCTGATTGGAACTGA
- a CDS encoding endonuclease/exonuclease/phosphatase family protein yields MSLLLRLLTSQTRRRRLRLLLLVLAALPAASVLASPTTLKVMTFNVRTPVDTDDNRWENRRDVMATVLRTQAPDVIGTQELVKRQADDLIARLPQYAWFGQGRRGGEDDEHMGVFYRTDRLRVLQSGDFWLSDTPQVPGSISWGHPLPRMVTWARFQRIADGATFTLYDTHLPYRDEDEAARLKGARLIAARLEALPKDEPVILTGDFNTTPDSQAHAALTATLQDAWTAAPKRAGPEGTFHDFTGTPGRRIDWILSRGLELRSVEAITFHQGARYPSDHFPVVAVFDLKRPPAQDH; encoded by the coding sequence ATGTCCCTGTTGCTTCGCTTATTGACCTCGCAGACGCGTCGACGCCGCCTGCGCCTGCTGTTGCTGGTCCTGGCCGCGCTGCCAGCGGCCTCGGTCCTGGCATCGCCCACGACGTTGAAGGTCATGACATTCAATGTCCGCACGCCGGTCGACACCGATGACAACCGTTGGGAGAACCGCCGCGATGTGATGGCCACGGTGCTGCGCACGCAGGCACCGGACGTGATCGGCACTCAGGAGTTGGTCAAGCGACAGGCCGATGACCTGATCGCCCGCCTGCCGCAGTACGCCTGGTTCGGCCAGGGCCGACGCGGCGGAGAAGATGATGAGCACATGGGCGTGTTCTACCGCACCGATCGCCTGCGCGTGCTCCAGTCCGGCGATTTCTGGCTGTCCGATACCCCGCAGGTGCCCGGCAGCATCAGCTGGGGGCATCCGCTTCCGCGCATGGTGACCTGGGCGCGCTTCCAGCGGATTGCCGACGGCGCGACGTTCACCCTCTACGACACCCATCTGCCCTATCGCGATGAGGACGAGGCCGCCCGCCTCAAGGGCGCGCGCTTGATCGCCGCGCGCCTGGAGGCGCTGCCAAAAGACGAACCGGTGATCCTGACCGGGGATTTCAACACCACGCCGGACAGCCAGGCCCATGCCGCGCTGACAGCCACGTTGCAGGATGCATGGACGGCTGCCCCGAAGCGAGCGGGCCCGGAAGGAACCTTCCACGATTTCACCGGCACGCCAGGGCGTCGGATCGACTGGATCCTGTCACGTGGGCTGGAACTCCGCTCGGTCGAAGCGATCACCTTCCACCAGGGCGCGCGCTATCCCTCGGACCATTTCCCGGTCGTGGCGGTGTTCGACCTGAAGCGCCCGCCTGCTCAGGACCACTAG
- a CDS encoding GGDEF domain-containing protein has translation MTSHAVKRLVRLFLALLLLQGLLACAPASRPDAYVVTGHAATDQETPPQCRHRHRPDRTLVTLQPPPGGWPGVPQAVVVMNVFQGEVEIRHDTRERCGTLQDARTLDSRFMSGMGMVLVPAKGDLSPIQVEFDPSPLPLWRPLVRLGQPATVQRQDTFRFSMRVASVAVMLALVMSSMLTFLSTRERAFLSYAVSSALFALWMALLSGLWAYPRPWLPLGEASLRLVVALPTALIGMTVRMLVHQSAPAALAQPLRHAAKWLMWLLFALAATALFSPEAWIPAMSMLDEASFYALCLLLTLLASFIVWRGERGGITTVACVVPFVLLGVWELCAPQALAIWKVEAMMLCGCWLAITSSMSLTLRMGSLRRQRDEMRALAQTDALTGLHNRRAAMETLAEAVNQAQRQGHALTVGFLDIDHFKSINDRFGHETGDQVLQHFARALRTVFRDQDYVARMGGEEFLVLLPGVEPRHAAQRIQSLAPLLSGIAAALDRSDLHVTVSAGVAARRAGETDASALLQRADAAMYAAKHGGRDRVEVAP, from the coding sequence ATGACGTCCCACGCAGTGAAGCGCCTGGTCAGGCTGTTCCTCGCGCTGCTGCTGCTCCAGGGGCTGCTGGCCTGTGCGCCCGCCTCGCGCCCGGACGCCTACGTGGTCACCGGACATGCGGCCACAGACCAGGAAACGCCGCCCCAGTGCCGGCACCGGCACCGGCCGGACCGCACCCTGGTGACACTGCAGCCCCCGCCGGGGGGATGGCCTGGTGTTCCCCAGGCGGTGGTGGTGATGAACGTGTTCCAGGGTGAAGTGGAGATCCGCCACGACACCCGGGAGCGTTGCGGCACCCTGCAGGACGCGCGCACGCTGGACTCACGCTTCATGTCGGGGATGGGCATGGTGCTGGTGCCGGCCAAGGGCGATCTGAGTCCGATCCAGGTCGAGTTCGACCCAAGCCCCCTGCCCCTGTGGCGGCCGCTGGTCCGGCTGGGCCAGCCGGCAACGGTGCAGCGGCAGGACACCTTCCGCTTCTCGATGCGTGTCGCCTCGGTGGCGGTGATGCTGGCCCTGGTCATGTCCTCGATGCTGACCTTCCTGAGCACGCGCGAGCGCGCGTTCCTGTCCTATGCGGTCAGCTCGGCGCTGTTCGCGCTGTGGATGGCGCTGCTGTCCGGATTGTGGGCCTACCCGCGCCCCTGGCTGCCGCTCGGCGAGGCGTCCCTGCGTCTGGTGGTAGCCCTGCCCACCGCGCTGATCGGCATGACCGTGCGCATGCTCGTCCACCAGTCGGCGCCGGCGGCGCTGGCCCAGCCGCTGCGTCACGCGGCCAAGTGGCTGATGTGGCTGCTGTTCGCCTTGGCGGCCACCGCGCTGTTTTCCCCCGAAGCCTGGATCCCTGCCATGTCCATGCTGGACGAGGCGAGCTTCTACGCGCTGTGCCTGCTGCTGACGCTGCTCGCCTCATTCATCGTCTGGCGCGGGGAACGTGGCGGAATCACCACCGTGGCCTGCGTGGTGCCCTTCGTCCTGCTGGGCGTGTGGGAGTTGTGCGCGCCGCAGGCACTGGCGATCTGGAAGGTCGAGGCCATGATGCTGTGCGGGTGCTGGCTGGCCATCACCTCGAGCATGTCCCTGACCCTGCGCATGGGCAGCCTGCGCCGACAGCGCGACGAGATGCGGGCACTGGCCCAGACCGATGCACTGACCGGCTTGCATAACCGGCGTGCGGCCATGGAGACGCTTGCCGAGGCGGTCAACCAGGCCCAGCGCCAGGGCCATGCGCTGACCGTGGGCTTCCTGGACATCGACCACTTCAAGTCGATCAACGACCGCTTCGGCCACGAGACCGGAGACCAGGTCCTGCAGCATTTCGCACGCGCGCTGCGCACGGTGTTTCGCGATCAGGACTACGTGGCGCGCATGGGCGGCGAGGAATTCCTGGTCTTGCTTCCCGGCGTCGAGCCCCGTCACGCCGCCCAACGCATCCAATCCCTGGCCCCGCTGCTCAGCGGCATCGCCGCGGCGCTGGATCGCAGCGATCTGCACGTCACCGTGAGTGCCGGGGTCGCCGCACGGCGGGCCGGCGAGACCGATGCGAGCGCCCTACTGCAACGCGCCGACGCCGCCATGTATGCGGCCAAGCACGGTGGTCGCGACCGGGTCGAAGTCGCGCCCTAG
- the pip gene encoding prolyl aminopeptidase codes for MRKLYPPITPYATHRLAVDGRHTLYVEECGQPDGLPVVFLHGGPGGGLIPEHRCFFDPARWRIVLFDQRGCGGSTPTADVEDNTTAHLVSDIEAIRLLLGIERWAVFGGSWGSTLALAYAQAHPAQVTGLIVRGVFLGRREELHWFNEADGGARMVFPEGWARYVAHIPPAERDALVEAYWRRLDSNDPQVRLAAARAWNAWEDGASTLVHDPLVPPAPEPDAAALAVARIEAHYFRHDVFLAPDQLLRDIGRIRHLPGVIVQGRYDMLCPAKAACDLAAAWPEARLEMVLAGHSAFDPAITHALVRATDALADRLDS; via the coding sequence ATGCGCAAGCTCTATCCTCCGATCACGCCCTATGCCACCCACCGGCTGGCCGTGGATGGGCGGCACACGCTCTACGTGGAAGAGTGCGGTCAGCCCGATGGCCTGCCGGTGGTGTTCCTGCATGGCGGTCCCGGCGGTGGGCTGATCCCCGAGCATCGCTGTTTCTTCGATCCGGCGCGCTGGCGCATCGTGCTGTTCGACCAGCGCGGCTGCGGTGGCTCCACCCCGACGGCGGACGTGGAGGACAACACCACTGCGCATCTGGTGTCCGATATCGAGGCGATCCGTCTGTTGCTCGGGATCGAGCGTTGGGCGGTGTTTGGCGGTTCGTGGGGATCGACGCTGGCCCTGGCCTATGCCCAGGCCCATCCGGCGCAAGTGACCGGGCTGATCGTGCGCGGCGTCTTCCTGGGGCGACGCGAGGAACTGCACTGGTTCAACGAGGCCGACGGTGGGGCGCGGATGGTCTTTCCCGAGGGCTGGGCGCGTTACGTGGCGCATATCCCGCCAGCTGAGCGCGACGCGCTGGTCGAGGCGTACTGGCGCCGCCTGGACAGCAACGATCCACAGGTTCGCCTGGCCGCCGCGCGCGCCTGGAACGCCTGGGAAGATGGTGCCTCGACCCTGGTGCACGATCCGCTGGTGCCTCCCGCGCCGGAGCCCGATGCCGCCGCCCTGGCGGTCGCACGGATCGAAGCGCATTACTTTCGCCACGATGTCTTCCTGGCGCCGGATCAGTTGCTGCGCGACATCGGGCGTATCCGCCACCTGCCCGGGGTGATCGTGCAGGGGCGTTACGACATGCTGTGCCCGGCCAAGGCCGCCTGCGACCTGGCGGCGGCGTGGCCCGAGGCGCGCCTGGAGATGGTGCTGGCCGGACACAGCGCCTTCGATCCGGCCATCACCCATGCGCTGGTCCGCGCCACCGATGCGTTGGCCGACCGGCTGGACAGCTGA
- a CDS encoding glycoside hydrolase family 2 TIM barrel-domain containing protein — translation MLLAVAALAQGQTPVVSAASQGPARVRIAHQGSSYQLLVNDQTFRIKGAGLSGGGDQEALAARGGNSFRTWRVESDPAAMRAMLDRAQRNGLMVAVGIEVARERHGFDYGDARAVQAQQARIQAEIMAYKDHPAVLMWVVGNELNLESTDPRVWNAVGQLADMIHRIDPNHPVMTTLAGFDKPLIDAIKSRAPQLDLIGIQLYGDIVSLPDKLVSSGWTGPYVVTEWGPTGHWESPLTAWQAPIEDTATRKADLLRERYTRYIDSDQVQGLGSYVFLWGHKQERTPTWYGLFLPDGQSTPGVDAMQFLWTGRWPDNRAPSISPLTVDGQEALASITLAPGSAHRAQATAQDPEGDALDYHWRVLRESEATSVGGDPEAIPAQVPVNFGKTVGGSVRFKAPTAPGHYRLFVQVGDGKGHAAYANLPFRVEGAGK, via the coding sequence ATGCTGCTGGCGGTGGCGGCCTTGGCCCAAGGTCAGACGCCAGTGGTCTCGGCGGCCAGCCAGGGGCCTGCACGGGTGCGGATCGCGCACCAGGGCAGCAGCTACCAGTTGCTGGTCAACGATCAGACGTTCCGGATCAAGGGGGCGGGTCTGTCGGGAGGCGGCGATCAGGAGGCCCTGGCTGCCCGGGGCGGCAATTCGTTCCGCACCTGGCGCGTGGAATCCGATCCGGCGGCCATGCGGGCCATGCTCGACCGCGCCCAGCGCAATGGGCTCATGGTCGCGGTCGGTATCGAGGTCGCGCGCGAGCGCCATGGCTTCGACTATGGCGATGCCCGGGCCGTCCAGGCCCAGCAGGCGCGGATCCAAGCCGAGATCATGGCCTATAAGGACCATCCCGCCGTGCTGATGTGGGTGGTGGGCAACGAGTTGAACCTGGAGTCGACCGACCCGCGGGTCTGGAACGCGGTCGGCCAGCTGGCCGACATGATCCATCGGATCGACCCCAACCATCCGGTGATGACCACCCTGGCAGGCTTCGACAAGCCGCTGATCGATGCGATCAAGTCACGTGCGCCGCAGCTGGACCTGATCGGCATCCAGCTTTACGGCGATATCGTCAGCCTGCCCGACAAGCTGGTGAGCAGCGGCTGGACCGGGCCCTATGTGGTGACCGAGTGGGGGCCGACCGGACACTGGGAGAGCCCGCTGACCGCTTGGCAGGCGCCCATAGAGGACACCGCCACGCGCAAGGCCGACCTGCTGCGCGAGCGTTACACCCGCTATATCGACAGCGATCAGGTGCAGGGGCTGGGCTCCTATGTGTTCCTGTGGGGGCACAAGCAGGAGCGCACCCCGACCTGGTACGGCTTGTTCCTGCCTGATGGGCAGTCCACGCCGGGCGTGGACGCGATGCAGTTCCTGTGGACCGGTCGCTGGCCCGATAACCGCGCCCCGTCGATCTCGCCCTTGACCGTGGACGGGCAGGAGGCGCTGGCCAGCATCACGCTTGCACCCGGCAGTGCGCACCGGGCACAGGCGACGGCGCAGGATCCGGAGGGCGATGCGCTGGACTATCACTGGCGCGTACTGCGCGAGAGCGAAGCGACCAGTGTGGGCGGCGACCCCGAGGCGATCCCGGCACAGGTGCCGGTGAACTTCGGCAAGACCGTCGGCGGATCGGTGCGCTTCAAGGCGCCCACAGCACCCGGTCACTACCGGCTGTTCGTCCAGGTCGGCGACGGCAAGGGCCATGCGGCCTACGCCAATCTGCCGTTCCGTGTGGAAGGCGCGGGCAAGTGA